From Pontibacter actiniarum, a single genomic window includes:
- the rfbC gene encoding dTDP-4-dehydrorhamnose 3,5-epimerase, giving the protein MDYRLFQIEGLIEFQPRIFRDDRGYFTETFSQRWFEPFGLTPTFVQDNQSVSRKGVLRGLHFQKPPHAQAKLVRVTSGKALDVAVDLRKGSPTYGQHQACLLEADKQNLFYIPDGFAHGFVALEDNTTFLYKCTDFYAPETEGGILWSDPALGIDWGVAQPLISPKDEVLPLLQDFASPF; this is encoded by the coding sequence ATGGATTACAGACTTTTTCAAATTGAAGGGCTGATTGAGTTTCAGCCGCGCATTTTCAGAGACGACCGCGGGTATTTTACCGAAACCTTCAGCCAGAGGTGGTTTGAGCCTTTTGGCCTTACCCCTACCTTTGTGCAGGACAACCAGTCAGTATCCAGAAAAGGAGTACTGCGCGGGCTGCACTTCCAAAAGCCGCCGCACGCGCAGGCTAAGCTCGTGCGGGTAACAAGTGGAAAGGCGCTGGATGTGGCGGTGGACCTGCGCAAAGGCTCCCCGACCTATGGGCAACATCAAGCCTGCCTGCTGGAGGCCGACAAGCAAAACCTGTTTTACATTCCGGATGGGTTTGCCCACGGCTTTGTAGCCCTGGAGGACAACACGACTTTCCTGTACAAATGCACTGACTTCTATGCCCCCGAAACAGAAGGCGGTATCCTCTGGAGCGATCCGGCCTTAGGCATAGACTGGGGGGTAGCGCAGCCGCTGATATCGCCAAAGGATGAGGTGCTGCCCTTGCTGCAGGATTTCGCTTCACCGTTCTAA